A single region of the Branchiostoma lanceolatum isolate klBraLanc5 chromosome 1, klBraLanc5.hap2, whole genome shotgun sequence genome encodes:
- the LOC136436336 gene encoding profilin-4-like isoform X1, producing the protein MADTCSNYAKRKKACRGMAFPHPLNRSLLSFSKDKVKMNQLQNLLHDALISTEHVEHCCIIRRKDVSLRASSVGFTMYQDQIQMFVDSFKNPPQTREDGLYFEDRHYKCVRADKNAVYAKCGKRGLVIVRTGSLLIVGTYNDNMYPSVCVEAVEKLADYFKEKGK; encoded by the exons ATGGCCGATACCTGCAGTAACTACGCCAAACGGAAAAAGGCGTGCCGTGGCATGGCATTCCCACATCCACTTAACAGAAGCCTCTTGTCCTTTTCTAAG GACAAGGTGAAGATGAACCAGTTGCAGAACCTGCTCCATGATGCGCTGATCTCCACCGAGCATGTCGAACACTGCTGCATCATCCGTAGGAAGGACGTGTCGCTCCGAGCAAGTTCTGTGGGCTTCACT ATGTACCAGGACCAGATCCAGATGTTTGTGGACTCCTTCAAGAACCCGCCGCAGACCAGAGAGGACGGGCTGTACTTCGAGGACAGGCACTACAAGTGTGTGAGGGCGGACAAGAATGCTGTGTATGCAAAATGT GGAAAGCGAGGGTTGGTGATCGTGCGGACAGGCAGCCTGTTGATCGTGGGGACCTACAACGACAACATGTACcccagtgtgtgtgtggaggCTGTGGAAAAACTAG
- the LOC136436336 gene encoding profilin-4-like isoform X4, producing the protein MGQGSHLGNQIPDKVKMNQLQNLLHDALISTEHVEHCCIIRRKDVSLRASSVGFTMYQDQIQMFVDSFKNPPQTREDGLYFEDRHYKCVRADKNAVYAKCGKRGLVIVRTGSLLIVGTYNDNMYPSVCVEAVEKLADYFKEKGK; encoded by the exons ATGGGACAAGGAAGCCATCTTGGAAACCAAATACCT GACAAGGTGAAGATGAACCAGTTGCAGAACCTGCTCCATGATGCGCTGATCTCCACCGAGCATGTCGAACACTGCTGCATCATCCGTAGGAAGGACGTGTCGCTCCGAGCAAGTTCTGTGGGCTTCACT ATGTACCAGGACCAGATCCAGATGTTTGTGGACTCCTTCAAGAACCCGCCGCAGACCAGAGAGGACGGGCTGTACTTCGAGGACAGGCACTACAAGTGTGTGAGGGCGGACAAGAATGCTGTGTATGCAAAATGT GGAAAGCGAGGGTTGGTGATCGTGCGGACAGGCAGCCTGTTGATCGTGGGGACCTACAACGACAACATGTACcccagtgtgtgtgtggaggCTGTGGAAAAACTAG
- the LOC136436336 gene encoding profilin-4-like isoform X2, which produces MASIESGSLAGTGMAAAYKDKVKMNQLQNLLHDALISTEHVEHCCIIRRKDVSLRASSVGFTMYQDQIQMFVDSFKNPPQTREDGLYFEDRHYKCVRADKNAVYAKCGKRGLVIVRTGSLLIVGTYNDNMYPSVCVEAVEKLADYFKEKGK; this is translated from the exons ATGGCATCCATTGAGAGCGGCAGCCTTGCTGGGACGGGAATGGCAGCAGCATACAAG GACAAGGTGAAGATGAACCAGTTGCAGAACCTGCTCCATGATGCGCTGATCTCCACCGAGCATGTCGAACACTGCTGCATCATCCGTAGGAAGGACGTGTCGCTCCGAGCAAGTTCTGTGGGCTTCACT ATGTACCAGGACCAGATCCAGATGTTTGTGGACTCCTTCAAGAACCCGCCGCAGACCAGAGAGGACGGGCTGTACTTCGAGGACAGGCACTACAAGTGTGTGAGGGCGGACAAGAATGCTGTGTATGCAAAATGT GGAAAGCGAGGGTTGGTGATCGTGCGGACAGGCAGCCTGTTGATCGTGGGGACCTACAACGACAACATGTACcccagtgtgtgtgtggaggCTGTGGAAAAACTAG
- the LOC136436336 gene encoding profilin-4-like isoform X5: MNQLQNLLHDALISTEHVEHCCIIRRKDVSLRASSVGFTMYQDQIQMFVDSFKNPPQTREDGLYFEDRHYKCVRADKNAVYAKCGKRGLVIVRTGSLLIVGTYNDNMYPSVCVEAVEKLADYFKEKGK, from the exons ATGAACCAGTTGCAGAACCTGCTCCATGATGCGCTGATCTCCACCGAGCATGTCGAACACTGCTGCATCATCCGTAGGAAGGACGTGTCGCTCCGAGCAAGTTCTGTGGGCTTCACT ATGTACCAGGACCAGATCCAGATGTTTGTGGACTCCTTCAAGAACCCGCCGCAGACCAGAGAGGACGGGCTGTACTTCGAGGACAGGCACTACAAGTGTGTGAGGGCGGACAAGAATGCTGTGTATGCAAAATGT GGAAAGCGAGGGTTGGTGATCGTGCGGACAGGCAGCCTGTTGATCGTGGGGACCTACAACGACAACATGTACcccagtgtgtgtgtggaggCTGTGGAAAAACTAG
- the LOC136436336 gene encoding profilin-4-like isoform X3: protein MEVGEGDRLLYKGLPDKVKMNQLQNLLHDALISTEHVEHCCIIRRKDVSLRASSVGFTMYQDQIQMFVDSFKNPPQTREDGLYFEDRHYKCVRADKNAVYAKCGKRGLVIVRTGSLLIVGTYNDNMYPSVCVEAVEKLADYFKEKGK, encoded by the exons ATGGAAGTCGGGGAAGGGGACCGATTGCTCTACAAGGGTCTTCCC GACAAGGTGAAGATGAACCAGTTGCAGAACCTGCTCCATGATGCGCTGATCTCCACCGAGCATGTCGAACACTGCTGCATCATCCGTAGGAAGGACGTGTCGCTCCGAGCAAGTTCTGTGGGCTTCACT ATGTACCAGGACCAGATCCAGATGTTTGTGGACTCCTTCAAGAACCCGCCGCAGACCAGAGAGGACGGGCTGTACTTCGAGGACAGGCACTACAAGTGTGTGAGGGCGGACAAGAATGCTGTGTATGCAAAATGT GGAAAGCGAGGGTTGGTGATCGTGCGGACAGGCAGCCTGTTGATCGTGGGGACCTACAACGACAACATGTACcccagtgtgtgtgtggaggCTGTGGAAAAACTAG